Within the Gordonia westfalica genome, the region TGCGGGAACGCGCCTGCGCCCCGCTGAGCGGGCGGATGCTCGAGGTCGGTTTCGGCTCGGGTCTCAATGTCGGGCTCTATCCCGATACGGTCACCGAGGTCGCGGCGGTCGAGCCCTCCGACGTCGGCTGGCGGATGGCCGCCGATCGGGTCGCCGGGTCGTCGGTCCCGATCGAGCGCTCCGGGCTCGACGGCCAGAAACTGCCGTTCGACGACGAGTCCTTCGACACCGCCTTGTCGACGTTCACGCTGTGCACGATCCCCGACCTGCGCGCGGCCCTCACCGAGATCCGCCGTGTCCTGCGTCCGGGCGGCACCCTCGGCTTCCTCGAACACGGTCTCGCGCCCGACGAGAAGGTACGTCGCTGGCAGCACCGCCTCGAGCCGATCCAGAAGCGCCTCGTCGGCGGCTGTCACCTGACCCGTGACGTACGAGCCGAACTGACGGCGGCCGGTTTCACACTCGGCACCGTCGACGCGTTCTATCAGCCGGGGGTTCCGAAACCCCATGGCGCACTGAGCCTGGGCACCGCGCAGCCCGCCTGACCGCGCCCGGGATCCTCCCGGCCTCGCGCCGCACCCGCCTGGGTGCTGCCCTACTGTGGGCACAATGCGTCGCTGGACACTGCTGGCCCTTCTGACCGCGGCCGCGACGCTGATCCTGGAACTGTTCGACGTCGACGCGGCGGCCTTGTTCGCCGGTCTCGCCGTCGCCGGCCTGCTGGCCATCGCCGGCCGGGCACCCCGGCGCCGCGTCTCCGACGACGACCCCGACGCCCCGATCGTGCCGCGCTGGGCCTTCGTCTCGTCCCAGGGTGTGCTCGGTGTCTACATCGGCACGATGGCCGAACCGGAAACGGTGAGCGGACTGGGGTCGTCGTGGTTCCCGGTCCTGGTGATCGGCATCGCGACCCTGGCCATCTCCGTCATCTGCGGCGCGCTGCTCGGGCTGCATCGCGACGTCGACCCGCTCACCGGGTCACTCGCACTCGTGGCGGGCGGCGCCTCCGGCCTGGTCGCGCTCACCCGCGAGTTCGGCGGCGACGAACGGATGGTCGCGGTCATCCAGTACCTGCGGGTCGCGCTGGTCACCGTCACCATCCCGCTCGTGGCGTCTCTCGTCTTCGGCGCCGGAGAAGGCGCGATCGAGATCGTCCCGGCGTCCTGGACCGATCAGGCGTGGGGACTGTTGTTGCTCGCGGTGTGTCTGGGAGTGGGCATCCCCGTGGGACGGCTTCTCCGTCTCCCGGCCGCCGGTCTGCTCGGCCCGCTCGCACTGTCGACCGCCGCCGAACTCACCGGCATCGCCGGCGACGCCGCGGTCTCCCCGATCCTGCTCACCGTGGCCTACGCGCTGATCGGCTGGCAGGCCGGGCTCGGCTTCACCATGGAGCGCCTGCGGGCGATCGGACGCGTCCTGCCCCACGCGCTCGCCCTCATCCTCGCCATCGGCGTCGGCTGCGCCCTGCTCGGTGTCGCATTGTCGGCATGGACCGGCGAGTCGATGTTCGACTGCTATCTCGCGACCACCCCCGGCGGCATCTACGCCGTCCTGGCAGCGGCCACCGGCGCGGGAGGCAACGTCGCCTTCGTCGTCGCGGCCCAGATCCTGCGGGTGCTGCTCATGCTCTTCGTGGCGCCGTTCGCCGCCCGGGCCGCGTCCCGACGAGGCGGCGGACGGCGCAACTGACTCTCCGGTCACATGTGACCGGAGTCCCACGTAAGGTCGGAGAGATGAGCGGGGAATCCAACACCGAAACATCCGAGAACACATCCGCAGCCGGCTCGCACGGCCGCGAGTTCGACGTCGTCGTCTACGGTGCCACCGGCTTCGTGGGTGAGATCACCGCGCGTTATCTCGCCGACCACGCCCCCATCGGCACCAAGGTCGCGCTCGCCGGCCGCAACGAGTCCAAGCTCGCGCAGGTCCGCGACCGTCTGCCCCTGCGGGCCCACGACTGGCCGCTGATCGTCGCCGACTCCAACTCGCCGGCCGCGCTCGACGCGATGGTCGCCCGCACGCAGGTCGTCTGCACCACGGTGGGCCCCTACCTCAAGTACGGCGAGGCGCTCGTGGTCGCGGCCGCCACCGCGGGGACCGACTACGTCGATCTCACCGGCGAGGTCCCGTTCGTCCGCTACTCCATCGACAAGGCGCATGACACCGCCGTCGCGTCGGGTGCGCGGATCGTCCACTCCTGCGGATTCGATTCCGTCCCGTCCGACATCACCACCTACGCGCTCTACAAGAAGGTCACCGAGGACGCGGCCGGTGAGATGACCGACACCACCCTCGTGGTGAAGTCGATGCGCGGCGGCCTGTCCGGCGG harbors:
- a CDS encoding AbrB family transcriptional regulator; its protein translation is MRRWTLLALLTAAATLILELFDVDAAALFAGLAVAGLLAIAGRAPRRRVSDDDPDAPIVPRWAFVSSQGVLGVYIGTMAEPETVSGLGSSWFPVLVIGIATLAISVICGALLGLHRDVDPLTGSLALVAGGASGLVALTREFGGDERMVAVIQYLRVALVTVTIPLVASLVFGAGEGAIEIVPASWTDQAWGLLLLAVCLGVGIPVGRLLRLPAAGLLGPLALSTAAELTGIAGDAAVSPILLTVAYALIGWQAGLGFTMERLRAIGRVLPHALALILAIGVGCALLGVALSAWTGESMFDCYLATTPGGIYAVLAAATGAGGNVAFVVAAQILRVLLMLFVAPFAARAASRRGGGRRN
- a CDS encoding class I SAM-dependent methyltransferase, encoding MGFYDDRVVPHLVHLACGMSALTPLRERACAPLSGRMLEVGFGSGLNVGLYPDTVTEVAAVEPSDVGWRMAADRVAGSSVPIERSGLDGQKLPFDDESFDTALSTFTLCTIPDLRAALTEIRRVLRPGGTLGFLEHGLAPDEKVRRWQHRLEPIQKRLVGGCHLTRDVRAELTAAGFTLGTVDAFYQPGVPKPHGALSLGTAQPA